A single region of the Salipaludibacillus sp. LMS25 genome encodes:
- a CDS encoding 5'-methylthioadenosine/adenosylhomocysteine nucleosidase, whose protein sequence is MAIGIIGAMDEEVLYFQKRMVDFESISHGKHTFYKGRWHGHETIVVKCGVGKVNAAMVSQTLIDVYKVDKLIFTGVAGAVNPELNVGDILISQSCQQHDIEATALGFSRGVIPMYDGPSVFLADPTLLNIAYSAANELAKKTEKSVIKGKVVSGDQFISDPSQVTLLREMFTADCVEMEGAAVAHVADFNHIPFVIIRSISDKADGKASGDFQAFMAEAAHTSAEIVSHMLKMKL, encoded by the coding sequence ATGGCAATCGGGATTATTGGGGCAATGGATGAAGAGGTTTTATACTTTCAAAAAAGGATGGTTGATTTTGAAAGTATTTCTCATGGTAAACACACATTTTATAAGGGACGATGGCATGGTCATGAAACGATCGTTGTGAAATGCGGAGTAGGAAAAGTGAATGCCGCCATGGTCAGTCAGACGCTGATTGATGTTTATAAGGTAGACAAGCTCATTTTTACAGGGGTGGCAGGAGCAGTAAATCCCGAGCTAAATGTTGGTGACATTCTTATTTCTCAATCGTGTCAGCAACACGATATAGAAGCCACAGCTTTAGGGTTTTCAAGAGGGGTGATTCCAATGTATGATGGCCCATCGGTGTTTTTGGCAGATCCGACTTTACTTAACATCGCTTATTCAGCAGCAAACGAGCTAGCAAAAAAAACGGAGAAGTCGGTTATAAAAGGAAAGGTCGTCAGTGGCGATCAATTTATCTCAGACCCTTCTCAAGTGACATTGTTGCGTGAGATGTTTACAGCAGATTGCGTTGAAATGGAAGGGGCAGCAGTTGCTCATGTGGCTGATTTTAACCACATCCCTTTCGTCATTATACGCTCTATTTCTGACAAAGCCGATGGAAAAGCCAGTGGGGATTTTCAAGCTTTTATGGCAGAAGCTGCTCATACGTCAGCTGAAATCGTCAGTCATATGCTGAAAATGAAATTATAA